From a region of the Neobacillus niacini genome:
- a CDS encoding glutaredoxin family protein has product MTQTIITLYTRNRCSLCEKAKQAILELKEDWTFTLEEIDIDKSDELTELYGIMIPVVQIDGEEVGFGIINKFDISKRLQEKLKNF; this is encoded by the coding sequence ATGACACAGACAATAATCACCTTATATACAAGAAACCGCTGCTCACTTTGTGAAAAAGCGAAACAGGCCATCCTTGAACTTAAGGAAGACTGGACTTTTACATTAGAAGAAATAGATATTGATAAAAGTGATGAATTAACAGAACTATATGGAATCATGATTCCGGTTGTTCAGATTGATGGTGAAGAGGTGGGCTTTGGGATTATTAACAAATTTGACATAAGTAAACGTTTGCAAGAAAAATTGAAAAACTTTTAA
- the hisF gene encoding imidazole glycerol phosphate synthase subunit HisF produces the protein MTLTKRIIPCLDVKEGRVVKGIQFVQLRDAGDPVELARFYDEQGADELVFLDISASVEGRKTMVEVVKSVASELAIPFTVGGGINSLEDMKRILRAGADKVSLNTAAVLNPELISEGAGYFGTQCIVVAIDAKFDEEIGTWRVYTHGGRTATDRKVIDWAKEAARLGAGEILLTSMDSDGEKNGFDLKLTASVSEAVSIPVIASGGAGNASHFEDAFVNGKADAALAASIFHYKETSVHEVKSYLLERGVTVR, from the coding sequence ATGACACTAACTAAACGTATCATTCCTTGCCTTGATGTAAAAGAAGGAAGAGTTGTGAAGGGTATTCAATTCGTTCAACTCCGAGATGCAGGAGATCCTGTTGAATTGGCTAGATTCTATGACGAGCAGGGAGCAGATGAACTCGTATTCCTTGATATTTCTGCATCTGTTGAAGGACGAAAAACCATGGTGGAAGTGGTTAAGTCTGTGGCATCGGAGCTTGCCATCCCTTTTACTGTTGGCGGCGGGATTAATTCTTTAGAAGATATGAAACGCATTCTCCGTGCGGGTGCTGACAAAGTATCCTTAAATACAGCGGCAGTTTTGAATCCTGAACTAATTTCTGAGGGTGCCGGCTACTTTGGAACACAATGTATCGTAGTCGCTATTGACGCTAAGTTTGATGAAGAGATCGGGACGTGGCGTGTTTATACACACGGAGGCAGGACCGCAACCGATCGAAAGGTCATTGATTGGGCCAAGGAAGCAGCAAGACTAGGTGCAGGTGAAATTTTACTGACAAGTATGGATAGTGACGGCGAGAAAAATGGCTTTGATCTCAAACTTACTGCATCGGTAAGTGAAGCAGTGTCGATTCCGGTGATTGCTTCAGGAGGTGCTGGAAACGCAAGTCATTTTGAGGATGCATTTGTAAATGGAAAAGCCGATGCAGCGCTTGCTGCTTCAATCTTTCACTATAAAGAAACATCAGTCCATGAAGTAAAAAGTTATTTGTTAGAGAGAGGAGTGACGGTGCGATGA
- a CDS encoding tetratricopeptide repeat protein — protein MVKDSKARIQKGKILSFVPTGEYYFTKGIKAYHRRDFKKAKKYLQRAMQLEPGEPMITCQLAIVSTELGEFENSNRLLHLILEDLDEEMAECHYFLANNYAHMGFFKDAYHHANMYLELDPNGDFNEDTHDLLELLSFEAEGLEDELYEQDDLIIKQEQARDLLESGYFPKAIELLNDVVEAYPEYWSAYNNLALAYFYLGKTKKAESILDDVLERNPGNLHALCNRLVFAHYQGKTKAVARLMDSLKKIQPMLIDHQFKLGATFALIGEYESAYFWLKKLYKNGFEGDGPFYYWLSYSAYHTGFENFAKSIWKIVLEHTPDKEGYEPWNVEKPIANGFEDHSGSIFQKLESDYMEERLFALFLASVSGKADEIFTSKRFYQNQKLTALEKNYVSLLKSGTPSAIVDAQEIAQVLYETHQPIGTVESGLYLMWFSVFVELAKSKSEFNLNNKRAWAGAMEYVWYKASNEKVSQQEIAKRYDISPATIGKYVKLVTQHLN, from the coding sequence ATGGTTAAAGATTCGAAAGCAAGAATTCAAAAGGGAAAGATCCTGTCATTTGTTCCGACTGGGGAATATTATTTCACGAAGGGTATTAAGGCATACCATCGCCGTGATTTTAAAAAAGCTAAAAAATATCTTCAACGGGCGATGCAGCTGGAGCCGGGTGAACCGATGATAACCTGTCAGCTTGCCATTGTGTCAACAGAACTTGGTGAGTTTGAAAATTCTAATCGACTCTTGCATTTAATCCTTGAAGATCTTGATGAAGAAATGGCAGAATGTCATTATTTTTTAGCCAATAATTATGCCCATATGGGTTTCTTTAAAGATGCTTATCATCATGCAAATATGTATTTGGAATTGGACCCAAATGGGGATTTTAATGAAGATACACACGACCTTCTAGAGCTTCTTTCGTTTGAGGCTGAGGGTTTAGAAGATGAGCTTTATGAACAGGACGATCTTATTATTAAGCAGGAACAGGCTCGTGACTTATTGGAATCAGGGTATTTTCCAAAAGCCATTGAACTGTTGAATGACGTTGTGGAAGCATATCCGGAATACTGGTCTGCTTATAATAACTTAGCTCTCGCTTATTTTTATTTAGGAAAAACAAAAAAAGCAGAATCGATTCTTGATGATGTGTTAGAAAGAAATCCTGGAAATCTGCATGCATTGTGTAATCGGTTAGTGTTTGCTCATTACCAGGGTAAGACGAAAGCAGTTGCACGTTTAATGGATTCGTTAAAAAAAATTCAACCCATGCTCATTGACCATCAATTTAAGCTTGGTGCAACCTTTGCCTTAATTGGTGAGTATGAGTCAGCATACTTTTGGCTGAAAAAGCTGTATAAAAACGGTTTTGAAGGTGACGGTCCTTTTTATTATTGGCTGTCGTATTCCGCATATCATACAGGCTTTGAAAACTTTGCAAAAAGCATTTGGAAAATTGTCCTTGAGCATACTCCTGATAAGGAGGGATATGAGCCATGGAATGTCGAAAAGCCAATTGCAAATGGATTCGAAGATCACTCAGGTTCAATATTTCAAAAACTGGAAAGTGATTATATGGAAGAACGTTTATTTGCATTATTCCTAGCTTCTGTCTCAGGAAAGGCAGATGAAATCTTTACCTCAAAACGTTTTTACCAAAATCAAAAGCTTACTGCTTTGGAAAAAAATTATGTCTCTTTACTAAAATCGGGAACTCCTTCTGCTATTGTCGATGCACAGGAAATTGCCCAGGTTCTTTATGAAACACATCAGCCTATCGGAACGGTTGAATCTGGATTATATTTAATGTGGTTTTCCGTGTTTGTGGAATTGGCTAAGTCTAAGTCTGAGTTTAACCTAAATAATAAACGGGCTTGGGCAGGCGCCATGGAATATGTCTGGTATAAGGCAAGCAATGAAAAGGTATCACAGCAAGAAATTGCCAAACGCTATGATATCTCCCCAGCAACCATTGGCAAATATGTAAAGTTAGTGACTCAACACCTAAATTGA
- the trxB gene encoding thioredoxin-disulfide reductase, whose product MSEEKIYDVIIAGAGPAGMTAAVYTSRANLSTLMIERGMPGGQMANTEDVENYPGFESILGPDLSTKMFEHAKKFGAEYAYGDIKEIIDNGEVKTVVAGSKQYKAYSVIISAGAEYKKVGVPGEKELSGRGVSYCAVCDGAFFKQKELFVIGGGDSAVEEGVYLTRFASKVTIVHRRDELRAQKILQDRAFANEKIDFIWNHTIKSINDKDGKVGSVTLVSTQNGEERELPADGVFIYIGMIPLSKPFINLGITNENGYIETNDRMETKVPGIFAAGDIREKTLRQIVTATGDGSIAAQSAQHYVEELKEELKIKK is encoded by the coding sequence ATGTCTGAAGAAAAAATTTATGATGTGATTATTGCTGGTGCTGGTCCTGCTGGAATGACAGCTGCTGTATATACATCTCGTGCAAATCTTTCTACACTTATGATTGAACGAGGAATGCCAGGCGGTCAAATGGCAAACACGGAGGATGTTGAAAATTATCCTGGTTTTGAAAGTATTCTAGGACCAGATTTATCTACGAAAATGTTTGAGCACGCAAAAAAGTTTGGTGCTGAATATGCATATGGTGACATCAAAGAAATCATTGACAATGGTGAAGTGAAAACGGTTGTAGCTGGTTCAAAGCAATACAAAGCTTATTCTGTTATTATTTCTGCAGGTGCTGAATATAAAAAAGTAGGAGTACCAGGCGAGAAGGAACTTAGCGGGCGCGGTGTATCCTATTGTGCAGTATGTGACGGAGCATTTTTTAAGCAAAAGGAATTGTTTGTCATTGGCGGCGGGGACTCTGCTGTTGAGGAAGGTGTTTATTTAACTCGTTTCGCTTCTAAGGTAACGATTGTACATCGACGAGATGAACTTCGTGCTCAGAAAATACTTCAAGACCGTGCATTTGCAAATGAAAAAATCGATTTCATATGGAATCACACCATTAAATCGATTAATGATAAAGACGGAAAAGTGGGCAGCGTTACACTTGTTTCTACTCAAAATGGAGAAGAACGGGAACTTCCAGCAGATGGAGTATTCATTTATATTGGAATGATTCCACTTTCTAAACCATTTATAAATCTGGGAATTACCAATGAAAATGGCTATATTGAAACAAACGACCGAATGGAAACAAAAGTGCCAGGAATTTTTGCAGCAGGGGATATCCGCGAAAAGACACTAAGACAAATCGTTACTGCTACTGGTGATGGCAGTATCGCTGCGCAAAGTGCCCAGCACTATGTAGAGGAACTGAAAGAAGAATTGAAAATCAAGAAGTAG
- the clpP gene encoding ATP-dependent Clp endopeptidase proteolytic subunit ClpP, which yields MNLIPTVIEQTNRGERAYDIYSRLLKDRIIMLGSGIDDHVANSIVAQLLFLEAENPEKDISIYINSPGGSITAGMAIYDTMQFIKPDVQTICIGMAASMGAFLLAAGTKGKRYALPNAEVMIHQPLGGAQGQATEIEIAAKRILFLREKLNGILAERTGQPLEVIQKDTDRDNFMTAERAKEYGLVDHIITRSLTEEKKDK from the coding sequence ATGAACTTGATTCCTACAGTTATTGAACAAACAAACCGCGGAGAAAGAGCATATGACATCTACTCTCGTCTTTTAAAAGACCGTATCATTATGCTTGGAAGTGGTATTGACGATCATGTGGCTAACAGCATTGTAGCACAATTACTATTCCTAGAAGCGGAAAACCCTGAAAAGGATATATCCATCTATATTAACAGCCCTGGCGGCAGTATTACAGCTGGTATGGCCATTTATGACACAATGCAGTTCATTAAGCCTGATGTTCAGACCATTTGTATTGGTATGGCAGCTTCAATGGGTGCCTTCTTACTTGCAGCAGGAACAAAAGGTAAGCGTTATGCGTTACCGAATGCAGAAGTAATGATCCATCAACCATTAGGCGGAGCACAAGGTCAAGCGACTGAGATTGAAATTGCGGCTAAGCGTATCTTATTCCTTCGTGAAAAATTGAATGGAATCTTAGCAGAGCGCACAGGCCAGCCGCTAGAAGTAATCCAAAAGGACACTGACCGCGATAACTTCATGACAGCTGAAAGAGCAAAAGAATACGGTCTCGTTGACCATATCATCACTAGAAGTCTTACAGAAGAAAAGAAAGATAAATAA
- the hisIE gene encoding bifunctional phosphoribosyl-AMP cyclohydrolase/phosphoribosyl-ATP diphosphatase HisIE, which yields MNIRFDEKGLVPAIVQDAETKEVLTLAYMNQESLTKTLETGETWFYSRSRQELWHKGATSGNTQTVISVKYDCDKDAVLVQVEPKGPACHTGAVSCFTEGVVTERAATSLADYQILQSLEKLIIEREQERPEGAYTTYLFEKGVDKILKKVGEEASEVIIAAKNRDKEELKWEAADLLYHLQVLLVEQGLPFKEVLKTLEERHKR from the coding sequence ATGAACATTCGTTTTGATGAAAAAGGGCTTGTCCCTGCTATCGTCCAGGATGCAGAAACAAAAGAGGTATTAACATTAGCGTATATGAATCAGGAATCTCTTACAAAAACGCTGGAAACTGGGGAAACGTGGTTTTACAGCCGTTCTCGTCAGGAGCTTTGGCACAAAGGCGCGACTAGTGGAAACACTCAGACCGTTATAAGTGTTAAATATGACTGTGACAAGGACGCAGTCCTTGTGCAAGTTGAGCCGAAGGGACCTGCATGCCATACGGGAGCAGTCAGCTGCTTTACAGAAGGTGTTGTAACAGAAAGGGCTGCTACTAGCCTTGCAGACTACCAGATTCTGCAGTCATTAGAAAAGCTGATTATCGAACGGGAACAAGAGCGTCCAGAAGGGGCTTATACCACCTATCTATTTGAAAAAGGCGTCGATAAAATCTTGAAAAAGGTCGGCGAAGAGGCCTCAGAAGTCATCATCGCCGCCAAAAACCGCGACAAAGAAGAACTAAAATGGGAAGCCGCCGACCTCCTCTACCACCTACAAGTATTGTTAGTCGAACAAGGCCTGCCATTTAAGGAAGTATTGAAAACATTAGAAGAAAGACACAAACGATAA
- the rpoN gene encoding RNA polymerase factor sigma-54: MDLKAGLWQQQTLKLAMTQELTQAIALLQYSAQELSTFLENKALENPLLQVENNHIQPINPLIDRNRRKHTKNTENDWIEQIAAKSSSKEDQLLNQLNLRKYSSIQLKIIKHLIDNLDVNGYLTAEPEEIADLLGVQLELVEDSIIVIQTLEPAGIGARNLQECLLIQLERENLKDDLALTILTHYFIPFAEKKWKQIAKELQIPLQKIQEIFDIIQQLNPRPGARLEQESASYIIPDAIVERFGDGFSVRLCDDILPKISFNDHYYQKMTTTKDSQVSRFLQEKVQDYQWIMKSIEQRKETLTRVVSKIVEKQTSFFENGKEYLVPMTMKEVAGELEIHESTVSRAVKEKYVQTPIGTFPLKSFFTSTIQTVSNESTSSSQVKNEIASMINSEDKQRPLSDQEIVEKLKSSQGIVVSRRTVAKYRDQLGIASSSKRKRFD; this comes from the coding sequence ATGGACTTAAAAGCAGGTTTATGGCAACAACAAACATTGAAATTGGCAATGACACAGGAATTGACCCAGGCCATTGCGCTTTTACAATATTCAGCACAAGAGCTTTCCACTTTTTTAGAAAACAAAGCACTTGAAAATCCCCTATTACAGGTTGAGAATAACCATATTCAGCCTATTAACCCATTAATAGACCGCAATCGGCGGAAACATACGAAAAATACGGAAAATGATTGGATTGAGCAAATTGCAGCAAAGTCATCTTCTAAGGAAGACCAACTGCTAAATCAACTTAATCTTAGAAAATACTCAAGTATTCAATTAAAAATTATTAAACACTTGATTGATAACCTCGATGTAAACGGATACTTAACCGCTGAACCGGAAGAAATTGCTGATCTATTAGGTGTCCAATTAGAACTGGTTGAAGACAGCATTATTGTGATTCAAACTTTGGAACCAGCTGGAATCGGGGCTAGGAATCTTCAAGAATGTTTATTAATACAGCTCGAACGGGAAAACCTAAAGGATGATTTGGCACTGACAATCCTAACTCACTACTTCATCCCATTTGCGGAGAAGAAATGGAAGCAGATTGCAAAGGAACTACAAATACCTTTACAAAAGATTCAAGAGATATTTGATATAATACAGCAGCTGAATCCACGACCAGGTGCACGTTTAGAGCAGGAAAGTGCCTCCTACATCATCCCTGATGCGATTGTAGAACGCTTTGGGGATGGATTTTCCGTCAGGCTGTGTGATGACATCCTTCCAAAAATAAGTTTTAATGATCATTATTATCAAAAAATGACTACCACGAAGGATTCTCAAGTAAGCCGTTTTTTGCAGGAAAAAGTGCAAGATTATCAATGGATTATGAAAAGTATTGAGCAGAGGAAAGAAACTTTAACGAGGGTTGTCAGCAAAATTGTGGAAAAGCAAACTTCCTTTTTTGAAAATGGCAAGGAATATTTAGTTCCGATGACCATGAAGGAGGTAGCGGGTGAACTTGAAATTCATGAATCAACGGTGAGTCGTGCGGTGAAAGAAAAATATGTGCAGACACCGATTGGTACTTTCCCGTTGAAGTCGTTCTTTACCAGTACGATTCAAACAGTTTCGAATGAAAGCACGTCCTCGAGTCAGGTGAAAAATGAGATTGCTTCGATGATCAACAGTGAAGATAAACAACGTCCATTATCAGACCAGGAAATTGTCGAGAAACTGAAATCAAGTCAAGGAATCGTTGTCTCTAGAAGAACAGTTGCAAAGTATCGGGACCAACTGGGCATAGCTTCCTCCTCTAAAAGAAAAAGGTTTGATTGA
- a CDS encoding gluconeogenesis factor YvcK family protein, producing the protein MRELGQPRIVIIGGGTGLPVLLRGLKQYPVDITAIVTVADDGGSSGRLRDDLQIPPPGDIRNVLAALSDVEPLVEEMFQHRFKTSNELSGHSLGNLILAAMTSITGNFVHAIQEMSKVLNVRGKVLPAANQSVVLHAEMEDGTVVSGESKIPYSGKKIKKVFLTPEVITPLPESIQAIRQADLIIIGPGSLYTSILPNLLVPRLGEEVCRSHAKKVYICNLMTQAGETHGYTASDHVKAIYDHMVCAFMDTILVNDKEIPEDIQLRYNEELADPVHYDLERIFELGLEVVHADIAIQENGALRHDPKKVAKILYNLLLSETKRRYEA; encoded by the coding sequence ATGAGGGAGTTAGGACAGCCAAGAATCGTCATCATTGGCGGAGGAACAGGATTGCCGGTTTTATTACGAGGCTTAAAACAGTATCCAGTTGATATTACCGCCATTGTGACGGTTGCTGATGATGGCGGCAGTTCAGGAAGACTCCGTGATGATCTGCAAATCCCACCGCCTGGGGATATCCGAAATGTGTTAGCTGCACTATCGGATGTTGAACCGTTGGTGGAAGAGATGTTTCAACATCGATTTAAGACCTCCAACGAATTATCGGGACATTCGCTTGGCAATTTAATTCTTGCTGCCATGACGTCCATTACCGGAAACTTTGTGCATGCGATTCAAGAAATGAGCAAGGTATTAAATGTTCGCGGTAAGGTTCTGCCTGCGGCCAATCAAAGTGTTGTGCTTCATGCGGAAATGGAGGATGGGACAGTCGTATCTGGTGAATCGAAAATTCCCTACTCAGGCAAAAAAATAAAAAAAGTTTTTCTGACACCAGAGGTTATCACTCCTTTGCCGGAATCCATACAAGCCATTAGACAAGCGGATCTAATTATTATCGGACCAGGAAGTTTATATACGAGTATCCTGCCTAATCTGTTAGTACCGCGCTTAGGTGAAGAGGTCTGCCGTTCTCATGCGAAAAAGGTGTATATATGCAATTTAATGACACAAGCGGGTGAAACGCACGGGTACACGGCTAGTGATCATGTAAAAGCCATTTATGATCATATGGTTTGTGCTTTTATGGATACCATTTTAGTGAACGATAAAGAAATTCCTGAAGACATCCAGCTACGCTACAATGAAGAACTGGCTGACCCTGTCCATTATGATTTAGAGCGCATATTTGAACTTGGGCTTGAGGTGGTTCATGCAGATATTGCCATCCAGGAAAATGGGGCACTGCGACATGACCCGAAAAAAGTGGCCAAAATTTTATATAATTTACTTTTAAGTGAAACCAAACGAAGATATGAAGCGTAA
- a CDS encoding NUDIX hydrolase produces the protein MQRVTNCVLIRDNQVLMLKKPRRGWWVAPGGKMEPGESVRDSCIREYREETGIYLKNPQLKGIFTFIMKENDQVLSEWMMFTFFATDSDGMRFDESDEGKLEWQQLDQLKKLPMAAGDYHIIDYMIHGNGIIYGTFTYTKDFQLISYRLDPS, from the coding sequence GTGCAGCGAGTCACCAATTGTGTATTAATTAGAGATAATCAAGTATTAATGTTAAAAAAACCGCGCCGCGGCTGGTGGGTAGCACCAGGCGGCAAGATGGAGCCTGGCGAGTCAGTAAGAGATTCCTGTATTCGTGAGTACCGTGAGGAAACCGGAATCTACTTGAAAAACCCGCAATTGAAGGGCATTTTTACATTCATTATGAAAGAAAATGATCAAGTTTTATCTGAATGGATGATGTTTACTTTTTTTGCAACTGATTCTGATGGGATGCGATTTGACGAATCGGATGAAGGCAAGCTCGAGTGGCAGCAGCTTGATCAATTAAAAAAACTGCCTATGGCTGCTGGAGACTATCATATTATCGATTACATGATTCATGGAAATGGGATAATTTACGGTACTTTTACTTATACCAAAGATTTTCAACTAATCAGTTATCGATTAGATCCAAGTTAA
- the whiA gene encoding DNA-binding protein WhiA: MSFASETKKELTNLEIKPCCTQAELSALIRMNGSMSFSNRKLIVDIQTENAAIARRIYTLIKKSYDVPVELLVRKKMRLKKNNVYIVRLSQQAKEILEDMKILGEGFTFIHDIASDLVKKKCCKRSYLRGAFLAGGSVNNPETSSYHLEIASLYKEHNDSLCELMNKFGLNSKTLERKKGYITYLKEAEKITEYLNIIGAVNALLRFEDVRIVRDMRNSVNRLVNCETANLNKTIGASIRQVENIRYINDTVGLHILPEKLREIAELRLHYTDVTLKELGEMVSGGTISKSGINHRLRKIDEIADKLRIGDLAPRK; encoded by the coding sequence ATGTCTTTCGCTTCGGAAACGAAAAAAGAATTAACGAATTTAGAAATAAAGCCTTGCTGCACACAAGCCGAACTTTCTGCTCTTATACGAATGAATGGCTCTATGTCTTTTTCCAACCGCAAGTTGATTGTTGATATTCAGACTGAAAATGCAGCCATTGCCAGAAGGATTTATACGTTAATAAAAAAAAGCTATGATGTTCCAGTAGAGCTGCTTGTTCGGAAAAAAATGAGACTAAAAAAGAACAATGTTTACATTGTCCGCTTGTCGCAGCAGGCGAAGGAAATACTAGAGGATATGAAAATCCTTGGTGAAGGATTTACCTTCATCCATGACATAGCAAGTGATCTTGTGAAAAAGAAATGTTGTAAACGTTCTTACCTGCGTGGGGCGTTTCTAGCGGGAGGTTCCGTAAACAATCCGGAAACTTCATCGTACCATTTGGAAATTGCTTCACTATACAAGGAGCATAACGATTCCTTGTGTGAATTAATGAATAAATTTGGTCTAAATAGCAAGACACTTGAGCGCAAAAAAGGCTATATTACTTACTTAAAAGAAGCTGAAAAAATTACCGAGTATTTAAATATTATTGGTGCAGTCAATGCACTTCTTCGCTTTGAAGATGTGAGGATTGTAAGGGATATGCGAAATTCCGTTAATCGTCTGGTGAATTGTGAAACTGCGAACTTAAATAAAACAATTGGTGCTTCTATCCGGCAGGTTGAAAATATTCGCTATATTAACGATACGGTTGGATTGCATATCTTACCTGAAAAGTTAAGAGAAATTGCTGAACTCAGGCTCCACTATACGGATGTAACCCTTAAAGAGCTAGGGGAAATGGTATCCGGAGGTACAATTAGTAAATCGGGGATTAATCATCGGTTAAGAAAAATAGATGAAATTGCAGATAAATTGCGGATTGGTGATTTGGCTCCAAGAAAATAG
- a CDS encoding HPr family phosphocarrier protein: MVEKQVEVKLKTGLQARPAALFVQEANRFSADIFLEKDGKKVNAKSIMGLMSLAVGSGVLVNIVADGDDEEKAIDALSNFVQNEQ; encoded by the coding sequence ATGGTAGAGAAACAGGTGGAAGTTAAATTGAAAACGGGTCTTCAAGCACGACCAGCAGCATTATTTGTTCAGGAGGCAAACCGTTTTTCAGCGGATATTTTTTTAGAAAAAGATGGTAAGAAAGTAAATGCAAAAAGTATTATGGGCCTTATGAGCTTAGCTGTCGGCTCTGGGGTTTTAGTTAATATAGTCGCTGATGGCGATGATGAAGAAAAAGCTATTGATGCACTGTCTAATTTTGTTCAAAATGAACAATAA
- the rapZ gene encoding RNase adapter RapZ, which yields MSTGSTNETQMVIITGMSGAGKTVAIQSLEDLGFFCVDNLPPTLLPKFLELMKESGNKMNKVALVMDLRGREFFDHLFKALDDLAETSWVSPQILFLDADDATLVRRYKETRRFHPLAQSGLPLEGIKLERELLDELKGRAQLIYNTSQMKPRELREKIITEFTTNKKSIFTVNVMSFGFKYGIPIDADLVFDVRFLPNPHYIDHMRPKTGLDQEVSSYVLKWNETHKFIEKVTDLLSFMLPHYKREGKAQLVIAIGCTGGQHRSVTLAEYLAKYFENDYKTFVSHRDIERRKDKTT from the coding sequence ATGAGTACCGGATCAACAAATGAAACACAAATGGTCATAATCACGGGGATGTCAGGAGCAGGGAAAACGGTTGCTATCCAAAGTTTAGAGGATTTAGGTTTTTTCTGTGTGGATAATCTGCCGCCGACTCTCCTTCCAAAATTCCTTGAACTTATGAAGGAATCTGGGAATAAAATGAATAAAGTGGCATTGGTTATGGATTTGAGGGGTAGAGAGTTTTTTGATCATTTGTTTAAAGCGCTTGATGACCTTGCAGAAACCTCATGGGTGAGCCCACAAATCCTATTCTTGGATGCTGATGATGCTACTTTAGTGAGAAGATATAAAGAAACAAGAAGATTTCATCCACTGGCACAATCAGGTTTGCCATTAGAAGGAATTAAATTGGAACGGGAGCTTCTTGATGAATTAAAGGGCAGAGCCCAACTTATTTACAACACTTCACAAATGAAGCCACGTGAGTTACGCGAAAAGATAATAACGGAATTCACTACGAATAAAAAATCAATTTTTACTGTCAATGTCATGTCATTTGGATTTAAGTACGGTATTCCAATCGATGCCGATCTTGTGTTTGATGTTCGTTTCCTTCCAAATCCCCATTATATCGACCACATGAGGCCAAAGACAGGATTGGATCAAGAGGTTTCGAGCTATGTTTTAAAATGGAATGAAACGCATAAATTCATAGAGAAGGTTACAGATTTGCTAAGCTTTATGCTTCCGCATTATAAGCGGGAAGGTAAAGCCCAGCTTGTGATTGCAATCGGTTGTACCGGAGGGCAGCATCGCTCCGTTACCCTTGCCGAATATCTTGCTAAATACTTTGAAAATGATTATAAGACTTTCGTTTCACACCGTGACATTGAGAGGAGAAAGGATAAGACGACATGA